In Kordia antarctica, the following proteins share a genomic window:
- a CDS encoding cell division ATP-binding protein FtsE gives MEQILNLRGVSIFQRENLILSEVNLTINKGDFVYLIGKTGSGKSSFMKTLYGDLPLTNGEGSIVDFNLKTLKEKEIPFLRRKLGIVFQDFQLLQDRTVADNLLFVLKATGWKDKEKMQAKIDEVLDKVDMKTKNFKFPYQLSGGEQQRIAIARALLNDPELILADEPTGNLDPQTSIEVMQVLQEINKNGRTILMATHDYALLLKYPSKTLKCDEGKVFEVVQKNA, from the coding sequence ATGGAGCAAATTCTCAACCTTAGAGGCGTTTCTATTTTTCAACGTGAAAATCTTATTCTTTCAGAAGTCAATCTTACGATAAATAAAGGCGATTTTGTATACCTTATCGGGAAAACTGGTTCGGGAAAAAGTAGTTTTATGAAAACTTTGTATGGCGATTTGCCACTTACAAATGGCGAAGGAAGTATTGTAGATTTTAATTTGAAAACCCTAAAAGAGAAAGAGATTCCTTTTTTACGCAGAAAACTTGGCATTGTTTTTCAAGATTTCCAATTGTTACAAGATCGTACAGTTGCTGATAATTTACTATTTGTATTGAAAGCGACTGGCTGGAAAGACAAAGAAAAAATGCAGGCAAAGATTGATGAGGTTTTGGATAAAGTTGACATGAAAACGAAAAATTTCAAATTTCCGTATCAACTTTCTGGTGGCGAACAACAACGAATTGCAATTGCGCGCGCACTTTTAAATGATCCTGAACTGATTCTTGCTGATGAACCAACTGGAAATTTAGATCCGCAAACCAGTATTGAGGTTATGCAAGTATTGCAAGAAATTAATAAAAACGGACGTACTATTTTAATGGCGACACATGATTATGCGTTGCTTCTAAAATATCCTTCCAAAACTTTAAAATGCGACGAAGGGAAAGTCTTTGAAGTTGTTCAAAAAAATGCCTAA
- a CDS encoding glycosyltransferase family 2 protein, with protein MLSILIPTYDYDISTLVEEIHSQLLKTEAVFEILCLDDHSTNLETVKQNERINSFSNASYTVLPENIGRSRIRNLLAQKASYNWLLFLDADVIPVKKDFITKYIEAISDEKEVIYGGILYQEEKPKQENVLRWIYGKEREALNVKQREEAIYLRFLTLSFLIKKSVFHKVKFNEDIPNARHEDTLFANDLKHAEIHMTHIQNPVYHLGLDTSADFIRKSMESVEVLVIFLKNNLIEHDDILITKVFTRMKKFSLNHVLSSMYSWFGNRFEKNLLSNNPSMFIFDLYRLTYLCHLDKHQ; from the coding sequence ATGCTTTCAATTCTCATTCCGACATACGATTACGATATTTCCACTTTGGTGGAAGAAATACATTCGCAGTTACTGAAAACGGAAGCTGTTTTTGAAATTTTGTGTTTGGACGATCATTCAACCAACTTGGAAACCGTCAAACAAAATGAACGTATCAATTCTTTTTCGAATGCTTCTTATACTGTATTACCAGAAAATATCGGTCGCAGCCGAATTCGAAATTTATTAGCACAAAAAGCAAGTTATAATTGGTTATTATTTTTAGATGCAGATGTGATTCCTGTAAAAAAAGATTTCATCACAAAATATATAGAAGCAATTTCGGATGAAAAAGAAGTGATTTATGGTGGAATTTTATATCAAGAAGAAAAACCGAAACAGGAAAATGTATTGCGTTGGATTTATGGAAAAGAACGTGAAGCATTAAATGTAAAACAACGTGAAGAAGCTATCTATTTACGATTTTTAACGTTGAGTTTCTTGATTAAGAAAAGTGTATTTCACAAAGTAAAATTTAACGAAGATATTCCGAATGCGCGTCATGAAGATACGTTGTTTGCCAACGATTTGAAACATGCCGAAATTCATATGACACATATTCAAAATCCTGTGTATCATTTAGGTTTGGACACAAGTGCCGATTTTATTCGAAAATCAATGGAATCTGTTGAAGTGTTGGTAATTTTCTTAAAAAACAACTTGATTGAACACGATGATATTTTGATTACCAAAGTGTTTACACGCATGAAAAAATTTAGTTTAAATCATGTATTGTCAAGTATGTATTCATGGTTTGGAAATCGCTTTGAGAAAAATTTGCTTTCCAACAATCCGTCCATGTTTATTTTTGACTTATACAGATTAACGTATCTTTGTCACTTAGATAAGCACCAATAA
- a CDS encoding glycosyltransferase family 2 protein — protein MPLFSVIIPLYNKENYIQQTIESVLQQTVADFELLVVNDASTDKSVSVVSQILDPRIKLIENSKNLGLSATRNHGITNASGEIIALLDADDLWLPTFLEAIKNLHETFPEASVYGTDYAEMYESQEDLSPKKNIPISRKGTSFLMPDFFEASMFQPIFSQSSVAFKKEICKEKTVFNPEITFAEDIDFYINYGSKYKIAYQYEMLSKVRFDVPNQMSRAGIASKVLPDLDSYETLAKENPSLKKYLDLYRYIFASMYTFENAIPQRNAMLKQLDYNNLTFKQRLLLKSPRFVILLLKKVKGFLLKRNVRVTSF, from the coding sequence ATGCCACTATTTTCCGTAATCATTCCGCTTTATAACAAAGAAAATTACATTCAACAAACGATTGAAAGTGTGTTGCAGCAAACTGTTGCTGATTTTGAATTGTTGGTCGTAAATGATGCGAGTACGGATAAAAGTGTTTCTGTTGTTTCTCAAATTTTAGATCCGAGAATTAAGCTGATAGAAAACTCGAAAAACTTAGGTCTTTCTGCTACAAGAAATCACGGAATTACGAATGCTTCAGGCGAAATTATTGCATTGTTAGATGCAGATGATTTGTGGCTTCCAACCTTTTTGGAAGCTATTAAAAACCTACATGAAACTTTTCCAGAAGCATCTGTTTATGGAACAGATTATGCCGAAATGTACGAATCGCAAGAAGATTTATCGCCAAAAAAAAACATTCCAATTTCCCGAAAAGGAACTTCATTCTTAATGCCCGATTTTTTTGAAGCCAGCATGTTTCAACCAATATTCTCGCAAAGTAGCGTCGCGTTTAAAAAAGAAATTTGCAAAGAAAAAACTGTTTTTAATCCAGAAATTACGTTTGCAGAAGATATAGATTTTTATATAAATTACGGTTCAAAGTACAAAATTGCGTATCAGTATGAAATGCTTTCTAAAGTACGATTCGATGTGCCAAATCAGATGAGTCGCGCTGGAATTGCTTCTAAAGTATTGCCCGATTTAGACAGTTATGAAACATTAGCAAAAGAGAATCCGTCACTAAAAAAATACTTGGATTTGTATCGTTATATTTTTGCGTCTATGTATACTTTTGAAAACGCAATTCCACAACGAAATGCAATGCTGAAACAGTTGGATTATAACAATTTGACTTTTAAACAACGATTGTTATTAAAAAGTCCTCGATTTGTAATATTGCTTTTGAAAAAGGTTAAAGGTTTTTTGTTGAAGCGAAATGTCAGAGTGACTTCTTTTTAG
- a CDS encoding sugar 3,4-ketoisomerase produces the protein MSTTVADIQLIEIPKIEDFRGNISVIEGTTIPFKCKRVYYLYDIPSGAKRGGHAHVEQHEVLIALSGSFEVIFKDGTNNRRILLNKPNEGCLIPHAIWRELENFSSGAVCLVFASGEFSEDDYIRDFQDYVITKENVKLSK, from the coding sequence ATGTCTACAACTGTTGCTGATATACAACTTATTGAAATCCCAAAAATTGAAGACTTTAGAGGAAATATCTCTGTTATAGAAGGCACTACAATTCCTTTTAAATGCAAACGTGTATACTATTTATACGACATTCCTAGTGGCGCAAAAAGAGGTGGACATGCGCATGTAGAACAGCATGAAGTTTTGATTGCGTTAAGCGGAAGTTTTGAAGTAATTTTTAAAGATGGCACAAATAATAGACGTATTTTATTGAACAAACCCAATGAAGGTTGCCTTATTCCACACGCAATTTGGCGCGAATTGGAAAACTTTTCTTCAGGAGCAGTTTGTTTGGTATTTGCTTCTGGCGAATTTTCCGAAGACGATTATATCCGTGATTTTCAGGATTACGTAATTACTAAGGAAAACGTGAAACTGTCTAAATAG
- a CDS encoding glycosyltransferase family 4 protein, whose amino-acid sequence MLQNSKKKICIIVDCLSGGGAEKQAANFSKSLYKEGFEVSIISLKDQITYDYKGTLYNLGENESSIKISKQFQKFFAFKKAYETCNADMYIDFRTRSRFVLEYLLHKFIFEAEKMIMIVHSYHIQWHIPKGKLFKKIYNELHAVVGVSEAIEEKLGIEYDFENLLHIPNYIIETETETTSETTEDYIIAVGRLQNDIKQFDRLIETYKASNLAEKNIKLFICGDGEDKESLEKLISTLQLEVDVKLLGFVENVAEYIRNAKFLVLSSKVEGFPMVLLEALQQKTPVIAFDCKSGPSEIIQHKINGLLVEDQNFAELKDAMLLLIENSALYANCKQNTVSSILKFTEKPVIQQWIQLINI is encoded by the coding sequence ATGCTGCAAAATTCTAAAAAGAAAATCTGTATAATTGTCGATTGTTTAAGTGGCGGCGGCGCAGAAAAGCAAGCGGCAAACTTTTCCAAATCCTTATATAAAGAAGGATTTGAGGTTTCTATAATTTCTTTGAAAGATCAAATTACGTACGATTATAAAGGAACTTTGTATAATTTGGGTGAGAATGAATCTTCGATAAAAATTAGCAAGCAATTTCAAAAATTTTTTGCATTCAAAAAAGCATACGAAACCTGCAATGCAGATATGTATATTGACTTTCGAACGCGAAGTAGGTTTGTGCTAGAATATTTGCTTCACAAATTCATATTTGAAGCCGAAAAAATGATTATGATTGTGCATAGTTATCACATTCAATGGCATATTCCGAAAGGGAAACTATTCAAAAAAATATACAACGAGTTGCACGCAGTTGTGGGAGTTTCGGAAGCGATAGAAGAAAAATTAGGAATCGAATATGATTTTGAAAACCTACTTCACATTCCAAATTATATTATAGAAACTGAAACAGAAACAACTTCAGAAACTACGGAAGATTACATTATTGCAGTCGGACGTTTGCAAAATGATATCAAACAATTTGATCGTTTGATTGAAACCTACAAAGCTTCAAACTTAGCGGAGAAAAATATAAAATTATTTATTTGTGGCGATGGAGAAGACAAAGAATCACTCGAAAAACTCATTTCAACATTACAATTAGAAGTTGATGTAAAACTCTTAGGATTTGTTGAAAATGTAGCTGAATATATTCGAAATGCAAAATTTTTAGTTTTATCAAGTAAAGTAGAAGGATTTCCGATGGTTTTATTAGAAGCTTTACAGCAAAAAACGCCTGTAATTGCATTTGATTGCAAATCTGGTCCGAGTGAAATTATACAGCACAAAATCAACGGTTTGCTAGTTGAAGATCAAAACTTTGCGGAGTTAAAAGATGCAATGTTACTCTTAATCGAAAATTCAGCTTTGTATGCCAATTGTAAACAAAATACAGTATCTTCCATATTAAAATTCACTGAAAAACCTGTGATCCAGCAATGGATTCAACTTATAAATATCTAA
- a CDS encoding glycosyltransferase, translating to MRILLVGEYSRFHNSLKEGLQKLQHDVTLIGRADSFKNYPIDISLEATFFQKKIPNLFRQLLFKVSKIDIAFLEITYRFYKNRKSFQGYDAVQLINEFPIATIPFVERKLLKYIFKHNKNVYLSSCGDDFHYMNYILNEKLPYHMLTPYVKDKNARKSFKYSLQYLSKSHEKLHHFVVENVKGIIPANFDYEMAYRKHPKALPLIPFPINVDLLSFKPLKITEKILIFHGVNEVNYLKKGNDLMQKALEIIAKKYPDRVSVKTAYSLPYDEYIKTYDEAHIIMDQVYSYDQGYNALEAMAKGKVVFSGAETAFQEFYKLDKKVLMNATPNVDDLVEKLSHLIENPDEIIQIGKNARAFVEEFHEYERVAELYLESWRFDSAQRT from the coding sequence ATGCGAATATTATTGGTAGGTGAATACAGTAGATTTCATAATTCGCTCAAAGAAGGTCTGCAAAAATTACAGCATGATGTTACGTTAATTGGTCGCGCTGATAGCTTTAAAAACTACCCAATTGATATTTCGCTTGAAGCTACTTTTTTTCAGAAAAAAATTCCAAATCTATTTCGTCAACTACTATTTAAAGTTTCTAAGATTGATATTGCTTTTTTAGAAATTACATATCGTTTTTACAAAAATCGAAAATCGTTTCAAGGTTATGATGCTGTCCAATTAATCAATGAATTTCCAATTGCAACGATTCCTTTTGTAGAACGAAAATTGTTGAAATATATTTTTAAACATAATAAAAATGTCTATTTATCTTCTTGCGGCGATGATTTTCATTATATGAATTATATTTTGAATGAAAAGCTGCCGTATCACATGTTAACGCCATATGTGAAGGACAAAAATGCTCGAAAGAGTTTTAAATATTCACTTCAATATTTATCAAAATCGCACGAAAAACTACATCATTTTGTGGTTGAAAATGTGAAAGGAATCATTCCTGCAAATTTTGATTACGAAATGGCATATCGGAAACATCCAAAAGCATTGCCGTTAATTCCGTTTCCTATTAATGTAGATTTACTTTCGTTTAAACCACTGAAAATTACTGAAAAAATACTTATTTTTCACGGCGTGAATGAGGTAAATTATTTGAAAAAAGGAAACGATTTGATGCAGAAAGCATTAGAAATTATTGCGAAAAAATATCCTGATCGTGTTTCGGTGAAAACTGCGTATAGTTTGCCATATGATGAGTATATTAAAACGTATGACGAAGCACATATTATTATGGACCAAGTGTACAGTTACGATCAAGGGTATAATGCTTTAGAAGCAATGGCAAAAGGAAAAGTGGTGTTTTCTGGTGCCGAAACTGCGTTTCAAGAGTTTTATAAACTTGATAAGAAAGTATTGATGAATGCAACTCCAAATGTGGATGATTTGGTTGAAAAATTAAGCCATTTGATTGAAAATCCTGATGAGATTATTCAGATTGGAAAGAACGCACGCGCTTTTGTGGAAGAGTTTCATGAGTATGAACGTGTTGCGGAATTGTATTTGGAGAGCTGGCGCTTCGACTCCGCTCAGCGCACTTAG
- a CDS encoding tRNA (cytidine(34)-2'-O)-methyltransferase, whose translation MAYNIVLIEPEIPTNTGNIGRLSLASGSNLHLVKPFGFEITDARLKRAGLDYWQHLSVHIYENIEEFYVKNSDKKMVYLSSHGNKTYDEIPFEDDLFIIFGKESVGLSKNITDKYPEDLYTIPMFSEHIRSLNLANAVAIVVFEGIRRLKF comes from the coding sequence ATGGCATACAATATTGTGCTTATAGAACCTGAAATTCCAACGAATACAGGTAATATTGGTAGATTAAGTTTGGCTTCAGGTTCCAACTTACACTTAGTAAAACCGTTTGGTTTTGAAATCACAGATGCGCGACTCAAACGTGCAGGTTTGGATTATTGGCAACATTTATCGGTTCATATCTATGAAAACATAGAAGAATTTTACGTGAAAAATTCAGACAAAAAAATGGTGTATTTATCAAGTCACGGCAATAAAACCTATGACGAAATTCCGTTTGAAGATGATTTATTCATAATTTTTGGGAAAGAATCTGTTGGTTTATCCAAAAATATCACAGACAAATATCCAGAAGATTTGTATACAATTCCAATGTTTAGCGAACACATTAGAAGCTTAAACTTAGCAAACGCAGTTGCAATTGTAGTTTTTGAAGGAATTAGAAGATTAAAATTTTAA
- a CDS encoding CIA30 family protein: MKKIYVLSFLIIAQFAFAQQSEIDFGKYKDGKSWEITNDGVMGGLSKGDYRFSDDGVVFDGTVSLENNGGFSSYRSRFQKIDLSSFTKVIIRYRSKEYTIGFTLEMDKRWFVPYYKVSLKPTDWKWVEEEIAFSEFVRFHIGRRKDGTPTQEELKEILRIGFITNEKRAGKFKIEIDYIKFK, encoded by the coding sequence ATGAAAAAAATATATGTGTTAAGTTTCCTCATAATTGCACAATTTGCATTCGCACAACAATCAGAAATTGATTTTGGAAAATACAAAGATGGTAAAAGCTGGGAAATCACTAATGATGGTGTTATGGGCGGACTTTCCAAAGGCGATTATCGATTCTCAGATGATGGCGTTGTATTTGACGGAACTGTTTCGCTGGAAAACAATGGCGGATTTTCATCGTACAGAAGCAGATTTCAAAAAATTGACCTTTCTTCCTTTACAAAAGTCATCATTCGTTATCGCTCTAAAGAGTACACTATTGGATTTACCTTAGAAATGGACAAACGTTGGTTTGTTCCGTATTACAAAGTATCTTTGAAGCCAACCGATTGGAAATGGGTTGAAGAAGAAATTGCATTCTCAGAATTTGTGCGTTTCCACATCGGACGCAGAAAAGATGGAACGCCGACACAAGAAGAGTTAAAGGAAATACTACGCATTGGATTTATCACAAATGAAAAAAGAGCTGGGAAATTTAAAATAGAAATCGATTATATAAAGTTTAAATAA
- a CDS encoding acyltransferase, producing the protein MESNFISEKATIGKNVTIGKFCIIEDNVVIGDNTVIKNYVELRSGTVIGNNCYIDSRVSSSGDCVVKNNVTIRYDSILARGLYIDDNVYISPKVMTNNLNTDKQQIGGAHISKNVFIGTNCILHHGITIGKNSVIGALSFANKDIPENEVWFGNPASFKKKVL; encoded by the coding sequence ATGGAGTCTAATTTTATCTCAGAGAAAGCCACAATTGGTAAAAATGTTACTATTGGCAAGTTTTGCATTATTGAAGATAATGTTGTTATTGGCGATAATACAGTGATTAAAAATTACGTGGAATTGCGCTCAGGCACTGTGATTGGAAACAACTGCTATATTGATTCTAGAGTGAGTTCATCAGGTGATTGTGTCGTTAAAAATAATGTTACAATTCGCTATGATTCTATTTTGGCAAGAGGACTTTATATTGATGATAACGTGTATATTTCTCCAAAAGTAATGACCAATAATTTGAATACTGATAAACAACAAATTGGCGGAGCACATATTAGTAAAAACGTTTTTATTGGCACCAATTGTATTTTACATCACGGAATTACGATTGGAAAAAATAGTGTTATTGGCGCTTTGTCATTTGCAAATAAAGATATTCCTGAGAATGAAGTTTGGTTTGGAAATCCTGCTAGTTTTAAGAAGAAAGTTTTGTAA
- a CDS encoding acyltransferase, producing the protein MRRIFNKIRSVLKFYLAVNWIKTIYFNFKKFPFHIAKKLPIFFYGSVKFSNISGEIIIDAPEIKKGMIGFGQKFEMLTRSKRIAEISILGKLVFKGNAHIGIDCFLHVGENAYCEFGYMSCLGSNVKLICKEKVILSNWVGIGYESQLTDSNFHPMMNTETGEQYPMTSPIFLASHNAFSNRISIMPGTKTPENCVVASNSVVNKDYTDLGNNILIGGVPAKLIKRNYNRDWESEKEMLKKFKIIW; encoded by the coding sequence ATGAGACGGATTTTTAATAAAATACGAAGTGTACTGAAGTTTTATCTTGCAGTAAATTGGATCAAAACAATTTATTTCAATTTTAAAAAATTTCCATTTCACATTGCCAAAAAACTACCAATATTCTTCTACGGATCTGTTAAGTTTTCAAATATTTCTGGTGAAATTATCATTGATGCGCCCGAAATAAAGAAAGGAATGATTGGTTTTGGACAGAAGTTTGAAATGTTAACACGATCTAAAAGAATAGCCGAAATTTCCATACTTGGAAAATTGGTTTTCAAAGGAAACGCACATATTGGAATTGATTGTTTTTTACACGTTGGCGAGAATGCGTATTGCGAATTCGGCTATATGTCGTGTTTGGGTTCGAATGTAAAACTCATCTGTAAAGAAAAAGTAATTTTAAGTAATTGGGTTGGAATTGGGTACGAATCGCAACTTACAGATTCAAATTTTCATCCTATGATGAACACGGAAACTGGTGAGCAATATCCGATGACGAGTCCAATATTTTTAGCTTCTCACAATGCGTTTTCAAACAGAATTTCGATTATGCCAGGAACAAAAACACCAGAAAATTGCGTCGTTGCTTCCAACTCGGTTGTCAATAAAGATTATACAGATTTAGGAAATAATATACTTATTGGTGGCGTTCCAGCGAAACTCATTAAAAGAAATTACAATCGCGATTGGGAAAGCGAAAAGGAAATGCTTAAAAAATTTAAAATTATTTGGTAA
- a CDS encoding oligosaccharide flippase family protein, protein MADKQQFSYTHILKATSLFGGVQVFKILISIIRVKIVAILLGSVGMGIIGLLNSTIQVVSEIAKLGLDTSAVKELAHANSSKDEKTIAETVTILEKFIWITAILGAIFTIVFSSRLSLLTFGNTEYTYEFIWLAIAIFFMQLVNGKVAILQGTQSLKKLAVANLLGSTVGLIVTIPLYYIYGNQAIVPAIIITAIIIYGFFWYFANSLKIKTISLSVKDAFFKGKEMLRLGLALSITGIITLSATYALQIYIRYEGGLDEVGYLTAGFLIINAYVGMIFNAMGTDYFPRLSAIHTDNTKVQVAVRNQATIAILLITPIITTFFIAAPLVVNILYSKEFLVILGLISWGVLGMVFKAVSWSVGYVILAKGDSKIFVKTAIIFNLVSLGMNIAGYYYGGLTGLGISILAYYIIHFISLLIITKIFYGLQFNSAFYGLFTQCVMLCAIAFLFTFVEGTYLKYGGMIVVMLLSYIFTYSQLQKKMNIKQLIKDKLSKRS, encoded by the coding sequence ATGGCTGACAAGCAACAATTTTCATATACACATATCTTAAAAGCAACCTCTCTTTTTGGTGGCGTTCAGGTGTTTAAGATTTTAATTTCGATTATTCGTGTGAAAATCGTCGCCATTCTTTTAGGAAGTGTCGGCATGGGAATTATTGGTTTGTTAAATTCTACAATTCAAGTTGTAAGCGAAATTGCAAAACTTGGTTTGGATACAAGTGCTGTGAAAGAATTGGCGCATGCAAATTCATCAAAAGATGAAAAAACAATCGCAGAAACGGTCACGATTTTAGAAAAATTCATTTGGATTACAGCAATCCTAGGCGCAATTTTCACCATCGTATTTTCTTCAAGATTGAGTTTGCTTACGTTTGGAAATACTGAGTATACCTACGAATTTATTTGGTTGGCAATTGCGATTTTCTTCATGCAATTGGTCAATGGAAAAGTTGCCATTTTGCAAGGAACACAATCGCTCAAAAAGCTTGCAGTGGCAAATTTACTAGGAAGCACAGTTGGTTTAATCGTAACAATTCCATTATATTATATATACGGAAATCAGGCAATTGTTCCGGCAATTATTATCACGGCAATTATCATTTATGGCTTCTTTTGGTACTTTGCGAATTCACTCAAAATCAAAACAATTTCATTAAGCGTAAAAGACGCTTTCTTCAAAGGAAAAGAAATGTTGCGCTTAGGATTGGCGTTGAGTATTACGGGAATCATCACATTATCAGCTACATATGCGCTTCAAATTTATATTAGATACGAAGGCGGATTGGACGAAGTTGGATATCTCACCGCAGGATTTTTAATCATAAACGCGTATGTTGGAATGATTTTTAACGCAATGGGAACTGATTATTTTCCCAGATTATCTGCCATTCATACGGACAATACGAAAGTGCAAGTTGCTGTCAGAAATCAAGCTACAATTGCTATTTTATTGATAACTCCGATTATAACTACATTTTTTATTGCCGCGCCATTAGTTGTGAATATATTGTATTCAAAAGAATTTTTAGTGATTCTTGGTTTGATAAGTTGGGGAGTTTTGGGTATGGTTTTCAAAGCGGTTTCTTGGTCGGTTGGATATGTTATTTTAGCCAAAGGCGATTCAAAAATATTTGTAAAAACAGCCATCATTTTTAATTTAGTGTCATTAGGAATGAACATCGCAGGTTATTATTATGGCGGACTTACAGGCTTGGGAATCAGTATTTTAGCATACTATATTATTCACTTTATAAGTTTACTCATTATCACAAAAATCTTCTACGGATTGCAATTTAATAGTGCTTTTTACGGTTTATTTACACAATGTGTTATGTTATGCGCAATAGCGTTTCTATTCACTTTTGTGGAAGGAACTTATTTGAAATATGGCGGAATGATTGTAGTAATGCTACTTTCTTATATCTTTACATATTCGCAATTGCAGAAAAAGATGAATATCAAACAATTGATAAAAGATAAGCTTTCAAAAAGATCATGA
- a CDS encoding DegT/DnrJ/EryC1/StrS family aminotransferase, which yields MIQFLDLHKLNARFETEFQQEFKKFLDSGYYVLGKNVTAFEKSYADYCGTQFCIGVSNGLDALILILEAYKILGKLEEGDEIIVPANTYIASILGITKAGLKPVLVEPDLETFNLDSIKIEAAITPKTKGILVVHLYGQLVEMSNIQGIAKKHNLLVMEDAAQAHGAKNADGKKAGNLSDAAGFSFYPTKNLGALGEAGAVTTNDEKLAEIIAKLRNYGSSSKYVNQYKGVNNRLDEIQAAFLNVKLPHLDADNEIRRNIANRYLSEIKNPLLILPTCKNDESHVFHQFVIRTENRTNLLAYLTENEIGTLIHYEIPPHKQEAYQEWNRLEFPITEKIHHECVSLPINPILKTEEITTIISVLNTYKNQ from the coding sequence ATGATACAATTTCTAGACTTACACAAACTCAATGCACGATTTGAAACTGAATTTCAACAGGAATTCAAAAAGTTTCTGGATTCAGGTTATTACGTATTAGGCAAAAATGTAACAGCTTTTGAAAAATCATATGCAGATTATTGCGGAACTCAGTTTTGTATTGGCGTTAGTAATGGATTAGATGCGTTAATTTTGATTTTAGAAGCGTATAAAATATTAGGAAAACTAGAAGAAGGCGACGAAATTATCGTTCCTGCAAATACATACATTGCCAGTATTTTAGGAATCACTAAAGCTGGATTGAAACCAGTATTAGTAGAACCTGATTTGGAAACATTCAACCTTGATTCAATCAAAATTGAAGCGGCAATTACGCCAAAAACGAAAGGAATTTTAGTTGTTCATTTATACGGTCAATTGGTAGAAATGAGTAACATCCAAGGCATTGCAAAAAAACACAATTTGTTGGTCATGGAAGATGCCGCACAAGCACATGGCGCGAAAAACGCAGACGGAAAAAAGGCAGGAAATCTAAGTGATGCGGCAGGTTTTAGTTTCTATCCAACGAAAAATTTAGGTGCATTGGGCGAAGCTGGCGCAGTCACTACAAACGATGAAAAACTAGCAGAAATCATTGCAAAATTACGCAATTATGGAAGTTCGTCAAAATATGTAAATCAGTACAAAGGTGTCAACAATCGGTTGGATGAAATTCAGGCAGCTTTTTTAAATGTAAAATTGCCACATTTAGACGCTGACAACGAAATTAGAAGAAACATTGCAAACCGCTATTTGAGTGAAATCAAGAATCCATTATTGATCTTGCCAACTTGTAAAAATGACGAATCGCATGTCTTTCATCAGTTTGTAATTAGAACCGAGAACAGAACAAATTTACTAGCATATTTAACCGAAAATGAAATTGGAACGTTGATTCATTACGAAATTCCGCCACACAAACAAGAAGCGTATCAAGAGTGGAATCGGTTAGAATTCCCGATTACGGAAAAAATTCATCATGAATGTGTAAGTTTGCCAATCAATCCAATATTAAAAACAGAAGAAATAACGACTATAATTTCAGTACTAAATACCTATAAAAACCAGTAA